TAAGAGATTTCGTCTAATAATCAGAAAGCTGAATGAGAATTGCATTATATCACATGAGTTTGAAATTCTACCGATAAGAAAGACTTCATATATATGTAAAAGTATACAACAACTTCAAAAAGGTTTCTTCGATATTTCAATTCCAAAGTTTAGACATTTAGTTAGCCTTCATTAGGGAATAAAATGTCTGCATACAGTAAAAACACAGGACATTATTAAGTGATGTataaagtgtttattttgtataaagtgggtatatattattttcttgatgACAGTCTTCCATGGTTTTATTGGCTGAGTTTCAAACTCCAgtgattatattatatattaagagACTGAAATAGACTGAATTATATATCTTTGTCTGTCATTCACTGTAAGAGTAAATATTTATTACCCACTATCAATAGGTGTCAAGGAAACATGTGTGCAACCAAGTACGAGTGAGACCGTTGTGCAGGTGGAGGGGGAGGAGACAGTGGTAATCCACCCAAGTACTATTCAATGTACAGGTATCTATATAATGTTATCAAGGGCTGTCCTTTGATTGAGAAATGGCTAAAAGTTAGAAGTACATATTATTTAGTTTCAGAGGCATGCAAGCAGAAAAATGTCAGGTGGAAATGAAGTCCTTACGAAATCCCCCAAAATTCAGCTATGTTCACACTTTAGTTTGTCTGTTAAGGATTAGAAAGCAATGGTACAAAATGCCCAAGCAAAAGAtgtattatttaaagttttaagggCCCATTCAACATATGTGGCGTCTCATTCAAGAGACACAATTTCTTCTTTTACATGTCAGTGTTTTATATATAGGTATAGCACCTATATATGAGACATTTTTCAGTATCTTGCAAATTGAGTTAACATGTCTGATAATAAAATTTGACGTCATAGCTTGTTAATGTAAAACTGTGGGAAATATAATTCCATCCCAAAAAAACTGATCTCTATGAAAGAGGATTCCATCTGATAAGGACTAAACCTAATATCATTCCATTTTCTTGGAATTCATGCAATAACTTAACAGTCTGTATCTTCCTAATGTCCTTTTTTGTAAAAGACACATCTGAATGAAAAATGCTTGTATTGCAGGTTGAAAGCAGAAAAGAAGTTGTAGATGAAGTGAGAGACAGAAAGAAGAGGAAaaggtatttttactttttaacaaactATCAGTgacttcgagtggtttatcgtctaatttaccacagttaACTAATgaagcatctgaactctaaacctTGGTAAATGAGaggataaatcacaagaaggccttgattattttcattctgacatgctcattgacataccttaataaatattatgctggactttattTTCCTGCGGAGAAATGTAATAtagacgtcatgtggcaatttgacatcataattgatGCATAATGTTCTCTTACGGGTCTGCGCATATGGACCTTGTATGTAAAATAgataaaactagagttgtcacaggagtgacgaattatactcccacaatatgacattgtcacagaactaagcggTTTTTaggccgaacttgcttgacctttgacctactgaccacaaatcATTAGAGGTTATCTGCTatttatgatcaacctccctataaagtttcatgatcctctgcccaagcattctcaagttatcttccagaaactgtttaactgttccaagtcactgtgaccttgacatttgacctactgacctcaaagtataacttgacctgtatttcatgatgttacacttgtgtaccaaaatttatgatcctaggcccaagcattctcaagttatcatccggaaaccatttaactgttccgagtcactgtgaccttgacctttgacctacagatctcaaagtcAAACCTGACCTGCATTTCAgtttatgatcctaggctcaagcggtctaaagatatcatccggaaaccatttaactgttctgagtcaatgtgaccttgacctttgacctacagacctcaaagtggaacttgacctgcatttcatgatgttacacctgtgtacaaaaatttttgatcataggcccaaacgttctcaagttatcatccggaaaccacttAACTGTTCccagtccctgtgaccttgacctttgacctacagacctcaaagtagaactttacctgtattttttgatgttacacctgtataccaaaaatatttaaattggtcaagcctttcttgagttatcatctggaaaccatgcaaaaccaacaggccgaccgaccgccaagctcactcctatataccacccCCAAACTTTGTTTTTGTGGGGTTATAAATGATGAGAATTTAAGGTTGTATCAATAAAGAATACACTGAATATGAACTTAACTACATTGTAACTAGGACATCTTTTAGGGCCTTATTGTTGAAATCTGTTTTGAGAGAAATAAACTTAGTGTTGCATTTGAAAGTTGGCTATGTCATTAAGATATGATTATCTTTGTAGTGTttacttaaaggtggataatcagattttggccatgtaacggatttgttcgaaactttagcatctgatcatttacactcatttacgTTCACtcaacacttaatacaaattagattttcactggaggtatttttaaaatttcattttcctatcctggttgcccaaccaagatagagttattttatcataagtataaatttgataaacatactttgccgaaggaaatgtataaatattagacatattgtaatatatttgtaaaatatttgcattaaaaattatgtatttagatggaattcattagaaacgcaagtttgaaaaattattattacctccctttgcctatcttggttgcgcaaccaagatagattggaaataaatgaattcagaagctgcacacagcttttaaacttgcattttgattcagattgttcaatagttgatatgtctatcaaatgcaaatgtaaaactagacattgtatcgaaataaaaagaaatacccagctttttaatactttcatattaaaggggagtaatacaaaattttataaaaataataaaatatacatttcaaataggaatctaactctttgtaattggtctttttgttccttaaataattctctaccagaatatacaaaaagtaaaaaatgtcattaaatgttgtttaaatgtgattgaccacctttaagttgtttcttgttttatttcattagatCATTGACTGAGTTAGAAGAGGCTCAGTTAAACTTCTATGAAGAAAACACTGCACTCTGCAGAAGTCAGAGGAAGGTTGCAGAGCAGCAAGTGAAAACCCTCGCTGTGCAAGAGGAGTTTTTTAAGTTAGCAACCAAGACACTGGCAGAAAAGAATGACTTGTCTGGCATCCTGGATCTTTTTACAGAACAGTAAGTTTACTGTACTTTAAATGTcacaattcattaatatttataagGTTAACAATAagcattattttattatacctctcttttgtctacaatgataaaatccaatTACCCAATACAGAGATATATGATATCAACAAAGGAAAGCGTGTGATCAGTGACAAAATTACATTATAGCTAGCCTGATATCAAATCTTTATAAACAGATCTTTACCTTGTATTCATAGTTTTATGCAACAACAGTAATTTCAAATTATATtcatttcctttaatttgatttaaaacacACAGTTTTAATATCTATCAAGTCACATTCACACACTATTTAATTCCGTTCTTTAGATTTGCATGAAATGTGCAATTAAGTCGCAAGCATTTATgccgtatttaaaaaaaagtacaaaaaagataGATTTTCAACActatgttctttttttcttgtttacttCAGATAACAGAGGACAGCATATAAAGGAGGATGAAATTTCATGTACACAGTTTAAAACTGAGATATTATAAAGTAAATCTTGTAGCActtatttactttgttgtttcTTAATTGTTTCAGCACATTTCTGTCTACCAGTGAAGGCAGAGGAATATAGCTGTGGCTTTGTCTGGACTGCCAACTTTTCATCCACCCAAAACTATATCAATTACATATGTGgagtaattatataaaacatggtagaatttgaaatttaaactCAGCATAGGGAAACGCTTGTCAAATTGTATTAGTACGACAAGAGGTATAGTCCTTTGTTCATGTAAATATCATTGTGGTTTAAACCGTTTTCTGTCCTTCCAAGTAAGAATAGAGGATTTCAATTAAACTGGTAGAAATGTAAGTTGCTGCAGGGCAATGCTTCCCTGCACTTTCTTTCAGATTGCTAAGGAAGTTTTTATATACCCTTTTAATTGTACATAAGCATATAATTAAATAAACCCTTCCCATACTAAAATTCTTTAATGtgcttgtccagctttcaattttgacagagttattaaCAGTGAAAATGAATGCTTACCTAAATAAACTGACTCAACAGTGCAGATTATGTTCAGAATACACAGATGTGCAGTCttatcttgatctgcactggttgcaaagtcaGAATCAATTATGTCCAGCATGATGAAGGTAAATACATTTGTAGTCAGTTTAATAAGTGTCTGGATTCATAACATTTCTGAATTACAATGAAACATATTGGAAATAAAAACTGCTATATGACGAACCTTTATCATGGTATCTGCTAAAAAAGGActgatacaaaaatttaaccaagatgcAACGCTGATGCTGACATTGTgtagagtaggatagctctacttattcttcgagtAGCCGAGCTAAGTTTACTATTATCATTGATAGAAAAACTGCCACAGTTCAAATAACTGAATACACTTCAactttaataattaaaaacaaaacattgtgcATGTGTTTTTTATCCtattatttttgtccatttcaacatataaacaatacaatTCAATATGTTTATTTTGGCATCAAATATTGTTTAGTTAATACCacatatgaaatattggtgtgcaAACAAAAAGAACTATATTCAGATGTAAATAGATGGTAACAGATGTACCATGAAATTCAGAAAGTGAAAAATAGTTACAatttataaatacagttttatcaGATGTTGGCTGGATCTCAATGAAACCAAAAAATGACATggttacaaaatttttcaaaattatcaatCAATTTTGTTGACATTTACAACTTACATACTTATAAAGAAACTTAACTTATTTTCAGTTGTCGTAGGCACTAAGAATTTTACTAgtaaaaaacaagtgaatgaagtattgccatgcaatacaaagtcccctactggaaaaTGACTATAAATGTCTCAGCTGTAataacctaaaatttgaaagtaacatctatgttgtaccacagaaaaatggtcttggttttttctaacggtcaatttttaaaaaagttacaacaaaggaagtaattctaaagaaggaacctgcgcatgacacttcgcctcatgatggtgtacaattgtgccaatatacatcaaaatccctccatgcatgaagaagaaatgcttaagacaaattaatttttatttctgacatttgacctctaagtgtgaccttgaccaaagaCCTAGggcctggggtttgcgcatgacatgttgtctcaccCAGGGAAGTATATTtcccaactgatatttaaatcctattttgcatgacaaagttatagaccgggcAGGAAAGAAATCCTATTGATTTTTTATCTcaaactgtgactttgacctttgagctaggggtccagatattgcgcacgacatgtcgtctcatcataaggaacatttgtgccaagtaacattaaaatcccttcattgatggcaaagttatggaccggacaggaaaaagccctgttgacctcttgaccccaattgtgaccttgacctttgaggcagGGGTCCACATTTTGCgtatgacatgtcatctcatcatggggaacatttgtgccaagtgatattaaaatctcttcataaatgacagagttatggactggacacgaaacagacccttttcatgccatgttaatatttgactgtcaagtgtgaccttgacctttgagcaaggggtctgaaagttgtgcatgacacatcatcttattaaggtagttctgcacgtttgataaaccggaagtgatggcgtaacgtcatttttccggaaaacgtagaatatagactggattcggtgtacggaaatgaaaatcattttatgggttaatcgcaacctgtgagtaacTTTATTAGTGGctctgttgctatatttctaaagtcgaaatatgatattaaaacatatcacacgttaaataattcaaaataatttcttaaaattagcgtgaaatgtctggtttactttaatcatggtcaaatatctgaaaaataagaacacggacctatacattttatttcatcaaatcatcAGTAATAGAggtaagagtgaaagtgcaccaaaactttaacctgaaattgtaagtaaaaagggggaataaatcatgaaaaaacggagccagagttatgcaccttgcgtcatatgatgtgggtgatgatgttggtttgaatcaaatccattcagtaataacagagatagagaaagtgcatcaaaactttaacctgaaaatctaagtgaagagggggataattcatgaaatattggtgccagagttatggcccttgtgtcagatgatgtggatgatgatgaggaataagtatttcaagtttgaggttagagaccaccaactgttttcccatagacttacattgtaacattatggcgtgtacggccttccatacatcgaaacatgtatatccaattacaagtttttcaagaactatcctagttctaccaaaatatcggacgaaaaacatatgaatagtgatactttatttaagtaattttcgtgtgaatgagatgaccacctttttttcaatacacataaaatgtagcaaattttgtcaaaatgtataataaaatactgtaaatgcagtgaaaaaatatcaattttgaaaaaataatcacttcctgggtttgtttacatgactgaccaatcagaacacacacacgttaccttattcccaggtatacatttacctcattcccagtaagttccctgtacttttttgaattggtggtctctgaccttgaatcaaatccatcaagtaattacagagataagtggaaaaaagagaaagtgcaccaaaactttaactaaggtggggacgcggaaagacgccgacgccagggcgagtaggatagctctccttatactttgtatagtcgagctaaaaatcccttcatggatgacagagttatggaccggacacgaaattgcgggcggacggacggatggaatgacggaaaagcgcactcctatagtccccgaaactggttttcaaccagtaggggactaataattacAATTAATTGTTGTAATGGTACAGATGAGATTAAGAAAGTGGCCCAGTTATCCGTCTTCTAGCCAAAACGCTCAATGAGGTGCTGCCGATAAGCAACAGCATTTAGATCTGCAGTATTTGCAAGCACCTCCTCCTGTCTGTCAACAATGACTTGGTTGATATCTGGCAATGGAATGTTTCTTTCTAAACAGAAGTTATGTAGTCTTGAACAAGCCGTTACAATCTGGCAACTCTTTCCAGGGCGTTTGTATAAAACTCCTCCAGTTCTGTGCAAACATCTGAAGGATAAAAACTTATCTTACATACTTACAAAGATATTAGTGGACTTTATATACCTAatttgcatacaaaatatcaatttctgaTCGAAAGTAAATTTTGTAAGCTTTATGATTTACATCTGGTGTAAGATTattgaaaatcttgaaattttactACCAAGTTAACAAGTAATTCAATGCATTTCTGCATAGTTACAAAGAAGCAATTAAGTAGCATTTTCTATACAACCATAAAGAGGTAAACCAGACCTAAGTTGCACGGAAATTCCTCTACAGGTTTTAGGACTGGGCTTTAAAACGAGTATCTTAAACATAATACGCCCCTTGAGGCGTATAAAAGGGAATCGAGATCTTTATAATGGTGATaccagttgtgtgcaagtttgtttaaaatcaaatcataaatgaaggtgctattgttgagacaaggtcaaaatagctaattttggccctttcaggggccataactctggaacccattatgggatctgacggtttaaagaaaggaaccaagatcttatattGACACAAGTttagtgcaagtttgattgaattaaatttagaaatgaagctgttattgtgcagacaaggtcaaaatagctaattttggccctttcaggagtcataactctggcactcaTAATGagttctggccagttcaagaaagaaactaagatcttatggtgatacaaattgtgtgcaagtctggttaagataaagtcataaatgaaaccactattgtgtagacacgaaattgtggatggatgacggacgaagggtgatcacaaaagctcgccctgtcactatgtgacaggtgagctaaaaatggagccCATACATTtaaattgtgacattgacctataCCTAGTGATTAAGTTATAGCCTTTTCTGATCCGATCATGTGGTGATAaatgaaaatggaataaaaactgTACTGTTTTTTAGTTTAACATAAATAAGAGACATTTTTGTCTAGAAAAAGATGCGAACAGATTGACATCTACTAAGCAGTAAACTTATCTTTGTTGAATTTAGATAtaatattaagtaaaaataaaaagtaaaaacctGAATCTAGATTTTAACATTCCAAATGCTCTTTCAACCACCATCCGGCCACTTGAATGAGCTTGGTTGAACTGAACTTCCTTCTCAGTGGTCGGAGTTGCTACTGGCGTAATGAGGTATTTTCTTAATGGATAACCAGAATCACCTAGGAGGTGACCCAGTTCGTGTCTTTCCAAATGGTCctgttgaataaataaaaattgaagCATGTTATTTTAATTCACTTTTAcataactttgaaatgaatgcaaGAATGCacacaaacaaattcaaatacaTAGGTATGAGCTCCAGCAATTTACAACAGCATTATTATTAAGTTCAAGTCTAAAATGACCATTCCTATAAACTTATATTTAGTTAAGGTCATACATTTGACCATAGAATGTTCACAAGCGTCCCTTTGTTTTGAGtaggtgacctactttttgaccacacatgacccagtttcacacttggactaagaatcatcaagatgaacattctggctatgtttcatgaagataaggtcttaaatgtggcctacAGATTGTCACTgagtttttttcttttgacttAAAAGGGTGACATAGTTCTTGGGCTTAGTTGATCCAATTTCAGAATTGGCATAAGagtcatcaagttaaacattctgaataaatttcatgaagatatggtcatagatgtTGGCTCTAGGGTGTTGACAAGCTattagaacacgaaatgcccccttgatgcattcagtaatttcacaaggaacagaaattatttggtcactgtatacAGGCTTTCCAGtgacttttgaagaaaaaataggagaaaagtaggagcctctaacataaaaaagtaggagaaaagtaggaggaAAGTAGGAATCAGATCATTAAAAGTAGGATCTTGTAACGGTCAACTTACCATTTGATCTTCTAATTACTCACATGTGCCATCATGTAAACACTTGAAATGAACTCATTCTTTGGTGTATGAAGCTGTTTTCATTCTCATCAGGTTCTGAAGTCAATGGAAGTGCTGCCATCaacctaaaatttttttttcattttattattcaaactgaacatttttacatatcaTAAATCACAATGTTATATAAAAGCTACTGTTCTAGGGAgatatattgaaaactttaagCATTATGTTTCACAACTGGGCCTTAATACTATGCCTGAAAAGTTCTTTGAAACATAtagattttgtccaaaaataagCCAAGTGTTTTCTGCTCATCTTCCCTAGAACAGTCTAGTTAATCTAGACAGTACAAAGTGATTATGTGTAGCTCTTTATATAATTACAGGCAATGGTATTATTAAAGGCACTATAAGCCACAAAGCATCTAAATGATACAGCAAAGTAAAGTATCATGCATTAgcaataacattttctaaaatgcaAGGTCAAGTAGATTTTAAAATGTTAGCTGAAAACATTGACATACAAGTACTAATCTAATACTAAAACAACCAAACATGTATTTTCTACATCTAGCAAGCCATGCCCCATTTTAAAAATAACCCTAAATGATGGACTTAGCAGATATGAATGTTGTGCACTGTATTAATATATTGTTAACATCAGTTTGCAATACATATAATATTCCTATACATGATTGTGTCACACCATATTAAAGCTATATAACCAAGAGCTGGTTTTGTGGCTTATCCTCTCTCTGTATAGTCAATTTCCTTTCTTGTTTGATTTACTTGAGTCCAATGATGTTTTCTGTTTGTACATAAAATTGTCAAGCATCTTTTGCCGCTTGCAATCAATGTCTTGCCTTTTTTCTCTGCAACATTCCAAAGCATCACCAACCTTATCAAGGTTTGATTTGGCAACCTGTAACAATCCTTGTGCTATGTCTAATTCCTGGAAGTCTTTCTTCTTTATTGCTTCAGAAAGTCTATTATTTGCTTCTGCAAAGACATGCTTTGCTTTTGACAGATCATCCTTTAACTGCTGTTCACTcttctttacttctttttctttttcccctAATTTTCGTTTTCTTTCTTCATTCAGCTTCAGTGACTGCTGTTCTTTTTCTCTTTGTTCTTTCAATGCTTGTTTTTTACTTTCAGTCAATCTAAATTCAGCTTTTTCTGTCTCAATTCTATCCTTATACTTCTGATAGGACTTGGCAACAGAAGACTGTAGATCTTTGGTCATTGGAATGTCTGTGACCTTACCCTTGTACATACCAACAGCATCCCTAGTCAACCTGAGGCCATTCAGGGATTCTTCAGACAATAGTGTTCTTTCATTAGTTAACAGTTTCTTATTGATAGACAGACTTCTTTCGACATCTGCATTCCCATGACTTATGCACAAACAGCTTATCACTAACTTTCTCAGATTTTTATACTTTAGACGACCTGATGGTGTTTTCCTGCTCAAGACATAGCCCCAAAATGATCTATTCTATCAATCTCATCCTGGTCATTATATATCTTGCTATCTGGAATATCATCTGCTCTATACAACTTCCATTCATCCCTGATTAAAGGAACTTCTTCTTTTGAAATACCTGGCAGAGTCTCTGATAGCCTTTTCAAGTGTTTAAAGGCACTTTCCTGCTCTCTTACTTCTGGATGTAAACACTGAATATTTTTTACCAAAGCAACATCAACCGGAAGCTTTTTAGCCAAGTAACTTGTTACTTCTTGATAAAATTTCCTCATGTCATATTGCAGACTTTTCTGCTTTCCTGAGTCAAGCTTAGATAACGTCTTCTCAGTGTCACTACCAACTTCCATCTCTTTCaaatcaagacagttgttcagATCTTTCACATCTAATTTAACCAGTTTAGACCCGATGGCATCTGCAACAATGTCATGTTTGACAAATCTAAGCATCAATGTCCTAATAAGGTCACAGGCTTCTGAATACAACATGTGAATTAGAGGCTCTTGCTTTTGGAACATGATCAAAAATCTTTCAAAGACTGGCCCCACACTAATAAGAAACTGAATCTGTGCTAGAATTTCTTTGGACTTCAGCTTTTCACAAATCCTGAGGTACCTAGAATTCTTCCTCAGATACTTGTCAGTTCCTTGATCTTTACTAATCTGTGGTAGCACTTTCAAGAAATATCTACTAGAACCCTCCCAATGCTTGAGTAGTCTTCCAAGAGCGGGTATCAATGTCAGCCACCTACACTGAACGTGTCTTACAAACATGTTTTCATCAAGATTAAGGTCTTCCAGCACTGCAGCATAATCTTCTCTCTGACAGGTGTGTGATTTAAACCACTGAAAGAGGTCGATGGCTAATTCCTCTGCATCCTCACCATAGACATTAAGACCTTTTCTGAATCCATTGTGAACAGCATGTATAGAACATGGAACAAATTCAGTAAGTTCAGGTAGACCGAGAGAAGCTTTATGTGTATTGACATGGTTCCAAACAGTCTTATTAACATTGGGACCATCACTCCCAAGTGATACTAATAAATCTAAAGGTATCTGATAAGGTGTTTCATTCAAAGTATCAATTAAAGCCTGTCCTACATCAACACCTTTGGCATGACCAAACAGTTCACTCTTTAAAAACATAGTGCTTATTTCACCTTTCTCTTCATTCCAAAACCTGATTAATATATCACACTGTTTCATATTTTGGACTGTACCAGTTTCATCAACTGAATTGTATATGGTATCTTATCAGTTGCTATTTTATTTGCTATAGTCTGTCTAAAATAAGGACCAAGCCCATCTGATATCATATATGATACTTTTGATTTACTCATTGTAAAGTCCTTTGCCACAGAGCTACCTGGGAACATGCTTTGGAATAACTCTGGTGTCCCATCACAAGAACTGTATGTGTAACCACTAGCTGCT
This window of the Mercenaria mercenaria strain notata chromosome 5, MADL_Memer_1, whole genome shotgun sequence genome carries:
- the LOC123540066 gene encoding putative nuclease HARBI1: MDLADVKQAFFRKCNIPNTVGAVDGTLIPIIAPSQNEEVYVCRKNYHAINVQAVVDHRARFIDLVAKWPGSTHDASIFDNCGLKDHLERHELGHLLGDSGYPLRKYLITPVATPTTEKEVQFNQAHSSGRMVVERAFGMLKSRFRCLHRTGGVLYKRPGKSCQIVTACSRLHNFCLERNIPLPDINQVIVDRQEEVLANTADLNAVAYRQHLIERFG